The Anopheles maculipalpis chromosome 3RL, idAnoMacuDA_375_x, whole genome shotgun sequence genomic sequence GCTAACGCTCGTGTTCGAGCACTGTGATCAGGATCTGAAAAAGTACTTCGATAGCTTGAACGGCGAGATTGATCCGGATGTGGTGAAAAGCTTCATGTATCAGTTGCTGCGTGGGCTTGCCTTCTGCCACAGCCACAATGTGCTGCATCGGGACCTGAAACCACAGAATCTGCTGATTAACAAGAACGGCGAGCTGAAGCTGGCCGATTTTGGGCTGGCCCGTGCATTCGGTATACCGGTGAAGTGTTATTCGGCGGAGGTGGTTACGTTGTGGTACCGGCCACCAGATGTTCTCTTCGGTGCCAAACTCTACACGACCAGCATCGATATGTGGTCGGCCGGATGTATCTTTGCGGAGTTGGCAAACGCTGGCCGGCCACTTTTTCCCGGGTCGGATGTGGACGATCAGTTGAAGCGAATATTTAAGCTGCTCGGTACACCGGAGGAAGAGAATTGGCCCGGTATAACGCAACTGTCGGATTATAAACCCTTCCCGTGTAGGTATTATTAATGCTGGCTTGTTAAACCGTAACTAAATTCCCATCCATCCCACACAGTGTACCCTCCGACAACGTCGTGGAGTCAGGTGGTCCCGCGACTTAACTCGAAAGGGCGAGATTTGCTGCAGAAGCTGCTCGTCTGCCGTCCACTGCTAAGACTAAGCGCCGAACAGGCAATGTCTCATCCGTACTTTACCGAAAACTGAAAGCGGTTCTAGCAGTTACGGGCGCTGCTGACGACCAAAGTATCCCCCGGAACACTTTCACCACCGGCCACCAGTACTACCACTATTACCACGTCTTGTACAGTGCATCCAACCGAGGAGTTGATGTGCGAAGACGTGGAAAGGCAGGACAGGTTTGACGCTGCGAGTAAACCGATTCCTGCAGGCCATACGAGTGATTTCTTGTATGTCTCTACCCCACTAGAAACGATCAACGAATAGAGAGAAAACACGTAAGGGCCAAGGGAGCTCGTTCTAGTccctcaagaaaaaaaaagtacattaaGTTTATTCTATCTACCCAAGTAATTTCGATCATTTAGAATTTCCTCTTCCCATTTTATTGTGATTTTACGCTACTCTGAGGATTATTAGGACAGGCACGAAAATGGTGTGCTAAGAAAGGGGTTTTCAAAACGTCCAAGCGGCCGGTAATTTATAGCACGTGTAATTGAGCAATTGGTCCAAATGATCGCTATTATCTCCATCCCTTTGGGACGGATTACGGAATATTCCGGAACACGGATTGTGATGAGAGACGCTTTCCAACTGATTGGTGTTAGGGTTATTCTTGTGTGATAAGTTCCctgtgtttagttttttttttaaaccctcCTCGGTCCTTTTAGCGCGTTCGGTTTTTCTATGTAGTAAAAAGTACAATTACATGAACAAACTAAGAATGAATGTAATGTGAAAATTTTGTGGGAggtccttttgttttttgctcagATTTACAGCTAGTGAATGTGTAAGCCACAGAAGATACACAGCAATCCAAAGCCATTTGTATGTAAATTATAatgaaatatataaataattaatatcaGTAGAGTGAAAttactgtttgtgtgtgtgtgcatgatgCGTAAAAAGTATTTCTTTGAATTAAACTAGATGACAACACACACGATGATTAACAGGGCTCCATGACAACAGGTTCAGAATAAACCTCGGTTGTAGCCACTAAATAATACTGCTAGATCGACATGACTAAAAAAGATGAGATAATCCTCATCACGTACCCGAAACATCGTTTTCTTCCGGCTTTTCTCCCACCATCCCACCACCCATATCTCCCACCATCAAACAGCTCACATAGCTCCTGGATCAATGTGAACTGTGATTGATATCAATTTGATATACATGTGTTTTATACGATATAAAATAGTGATACGTATCTGCAGACATAATGCTTTGTCTTTGGGAAAATCCTTTTTCGGCAAACAATTGTAAAAATTGAACAGGTAGAAGCTTTGGAAAGGCAGGTAACTTGCCCTCAATATTTGGGGCTAATTTTGTAGATACATCTGACTGTACCTTGCAAGCTCCGGGTCCCAGTCGTCTGCTATCTAAACCTAAGTGGAGGACTCTTGCAGCGATCCAAGCCTGCGTTCCCTCCCATCCATAGCCCTTATCGGAACATCGACACTTTATTGTCAGATAGTAAAAGAAACtaggtaaaaataaatactcaaACAACAGATTTCTTATGACTTTAGTGGCTAAAACGCATTTATTTCTCCGATTTTTACATCACACATAAAATTACATACACATTAAGTTAAATATATGTTtggtttaccttttttgtttgtttttgttccttttgtccttttttggtttcattcttttcgtcccctttcccacacacacacaccgtgtaATGTGCCTACCACCGTATCCCTCTTTGCCTCTTGCATGccatggttgttttgtttacggAGTTGTGTaaagggttgttttttttcctttgccaaTGTTTTTACCACCTTTTCTAATGTGTTGTATGACGCGTTTTGTTTAGTGTGTGCCACCAGAGAaagagtttatttttgtttccatttccattttttggttgttaaatgtgttcttttttctccactttaatattattttatccgCTTTTGCTccgtttgttttctcttctttcaGCCACTTactctcacacacgcacattcaGCACACCTTGGGCGATGATATAAGCAAACTTATCTTCCATTGCGGGAAGTTTCATTTGTACCGAAAGGAGTACAGTATTTGTGGGGTGTATTATTAGTATTAATATAGCCATGCAttcgctttctctttctctcttgtgcgttttttaaatgtttttgcttcctttccctTATCTACTTGCCCACACCTTGTTCTAGCTcactttatttcttttttattaactTTCCTTCGAGGTTCGTCACTTTTCGTCCatctaatttttgttttagtttttcttttttgtttgttttgttcattttacaGTTTCTAataggttttgtttgtgttgttttcgtttatttttatatatacTTTTGTTGGGATTTTGCATACTCTGTTTCCTTCCGTTATAGCTACAATtcgagtttatttttttaactttgtttCGCTTCCAAACTTTTCTAAACCAATccaagtttttgtttgtttgtaatggAACTGTGGAGATGAATGTActgtttttcccctttttaaaTTATAGTGTTTCTTCAACTCTTTTTCCTGTGTTTGATGGCCAAAGCATACATAACGTTACACAATATTTCCTGCATCTGGATTGTTGAGTTCTTTGGGCTGATTTAATTCCTTatctatttaaattatttgccactctatttatgtgtgtgtgttttgttttttttttttgcgtggaagggccggtACGATGGTGCAAGAAAAGCCGAATGATTGAAAAAGCACAATCACAAGCAAAAAACATtggatgaagaaaaattgaacGTTTTTATAGTCCACACATTCCGGATGCTGGTTGTCTGTTGGGCCGAAAATCATtgagggaaaggaaaaatgttggttttttttttctaaacacCCTTGAATCAATGTATTATTTGTGTAGCGAAATATATACTCTACTTCACCATAATGAGATTGATACTTGGTTGCCGTTTTGCTTATTGATTCGGggaggttttttcttttcttgagAAACTTTTATGcgcttgtgcgtgtgtttgtgtgtatgtattaaCACTATTGATGCTACTTTttatcttctgtttttttatcttctcctGCCCGCATTTCTCCTCCCTTCATCCGTAACGATCTAATCTAAGTTTTGTTTTAGGTTTatcttttgttcttttctcttcctcatcttttttattgtgtgtgtgtgtgtgcgtgtgtatttgtaTGTAGCCACGTTTCCTTTTCATCTTCTTTAGGTTTTGGtagttgcttgtttgttttttttttatttactttcgcTTTACTAACTTAACCATTATCGCTTACCAAGTTATTTTGTGttacttcttcttttgtttgtccCTACACACAATAGTTTCCGTccggtgtttgcttttttcttgcttcttctcttcttctttcgttTACTCCTTCTTTGATCTATAggtttctttcgttttgttttctctctgtCGCTCCTCATTTTATCGTCAAATATTATAGTATTTGTTTAGATTATTTGTGTTGTGAATGTGTCCCTCGGTCTTCTCTCCATTACtgggaatttttgtttttttcttcttcttacttTCATTTCTCAAAAAAGATACTTATTCTTGAATTCAAAAGCGGGATATAAGTTTACTTCTGTACCATAGTACTGCCTTCCATTGTTCTTCACTCAAgattctttcttttgctgataatttctgcttcctgcttgtagTGCTTCTTCCATACGGCAAAGGTTTCGGTTTTACattatgttgtgtgtgtgtgcattttccttcattttatcTATCTTACTACTCCTCTCTCCAATTGTTCCTTACTCCTATGGAGTGGTGTCGGCTTCAGTTTCCAATTTTCTGTTCCACTTTGATTGTAGCACGGTTGTGAGATACGTTTCTAAGATCGCAACAGGAAAGGTAAAGAGAGTTTGTTCATACTTTTGAagatgcaaaaagaaaacaagaaggaGTTTGCTGTTACCACAAATATCCCTTGCTAGCAAAGGTGTGAACAAGTGTATACCATTAGTAGCAATCAGACCGAATGGAAAGAAAGGACGTGCCGTCCCGCACTTCCATTTGTTTGCGTTCccattcttttcctttttttgttcttagtACATAATATTATATTtacgcgtttttttgtttccttacgTGTGGTGAAAAACGAATCCGCCGCCTGTATttatgttgtgagttttgtgtTAAGtagttgctttgttttgcttctttgcttCGCTTGCTTCTTTAGTGACAATGctgatgtgtttttgtgcgtgtttttgttttgtagcatGCGCATCAGTTATGGTTTATAATAGGAGtagaaaaaatactaaaaattaGTTTTATATCAAAAATAGAAGTAGAATCACTCGTTCTcgcgcgcacacaaacacacatacatacattcacGCGCTGCTGTAGTTATGGCTCGTTTGCTTCCTCTTTTCTGTACGCATTTTTTACACCATTTCGACTTAGAACTCAATGTGACCACGAGTGAAGCTGGTGAAGCTTTCTTTGGATGctgtagttttgtttcttgtttttttctgtgttatGTTTTTGGTCATTTTGTGCACCAGCGGCCAGTGGTAAAGCTGTCAACACATGAATGCTTTGCATGTTCATAGTTTTGATTTTATCAATCAGAAAACTGGCATCTCGTATCGATGAGAGCGGACGACTAGAACTATGTGTTTTCAAGCCAGGTTTTTAACATGCAAGCAAACCACTTTTGGCGCGTACGTGTGACGTAGGTAGCTGTTCCATTTTGTGCGAattgtgtaataaaaaaaatcacacacattaAGAACCAAACATCGGAGCGCACTAGAAGGAGGCTTATGTACCTAACACAGAGCTTTGTACTATACTAAAGATTGTAGTGTGATTATGATTATCGGTAAACGTATGCATGCTAACTGGGGTAGGGAGCCAAAAATACCTAAATCTGGATATCCGTGTCCGCGGATTGTCTCGGACACCCTTGCCAAAAACCGTACGTAGAAGGTGTGTGTTGCTATGTGTAGTTAGTGTTGTAGTAGttgatgaatgaaaaatatgcGCCGGTGTACGTTTGCTTCTGGCCACCTTCTACTTGCTCCTGAACTCTTCACAACCACAGAGAGGAAAACTATAGcccaaaagagaaaaataaaaccaaacacgCCCGCCCCTTAATTGTAGGCAAAGATAGAGAAAAATCTTTTATCCTCGTTTCGTTGGCACAAAGCTGCGAAGGCAGAAGAAAGAGCGCGCAGAAGTATACGAACCTTATCATCAGCTAACTAGCATGCTTTCAGATGCTTTCCCACAGTACATCAGTAAATTTaatgttgaaaataaactttccgcttttttgttttgttttgtttgatgcttGATACTACTAATATGAAAGAAGAATATGTTTCTCCATCATGATTattcgggttttttttgctgtgctaGAGTAGTGCTTGTTTTTGTGATTGACGTATTGTAAGACAGGGAGGTAGCAAGGGTAAAAAGGATGGAAGGAAAAGGTAGCAAATAATTATTAAGAAATACCCACGTTAAGGAATGTAGATAAAACTGAATAGAGTTTTAATAACCCGCTTTACTTTTGTCGTTCTGGCTGGCGTCAAAATTGGCGCCACACTTATCCTccatgagagagagagagaaaaaacaacaaacaaccacGTGGCTACGAACGCGCGCGGGCGCGCACGCTCATCCTTTTTAACGGAAATTCAATACATACATGTATAGTGTTGCTTGCGATTCCATGGGCAAAACTCCCCACCGGTTGGTCGGTTTGCCATAACTGATTTCAAGCTTATAACTGAGAgtgtattagattaaattttacaatttgtatgcatttttcttgctcttcCTTTTTCCAACCAACCGGATCAAAACCTTCTCGATCCATCATATATCGGCGTTGTCCGCGTTGCTGTTTTGAATCGCGGCACAATTGTGCACTGGCTCTAGTGCTTTACGCACACCATAAGAATAACTATAgtaatattaatttaatagCATTAATAATAGTAAATATGTTTCTTCTCGCTTCTGCATCCCTTTGTGAGAGAATCTCTCACCACTTACCAACAACGGGtctcaaaaaaacaaaacgtaacaacgaaaaaatatatatataatggATGTGTTCGTATGCCTCATGAACTCCCTTGTCTCCTTTATCCTTTTCTCTAGTTTCCTGTTCCTTTTCCTTTAATCCACGtgcaaaattgaagaaaataaacgcATTGATTTGTGCCTGTTGCAtcttattgtgtgtgtgtgtgcgtgtttgtgcgtTGGATGAAAATAATTAGCTTTTTCACCGTATTAATTcccggtttttcttttttaccccTCCTTCTAATACCTGTTGATGATTGTGCGGATGCTAGTACTGTAAAGCGGCAATTATACTTATTATGGTGGTAATACGCGCTGACCATACAAATTTAATGAAGTGCTGCTGTTCTTGCatgttcttcgttttttttacaatgatTTTGCAGCCACCAGCTATTTAGCTGGCGAGGAAGCCTTGCTAGCATATAATTCTTATCCCCTGTCTGTGTGTTGGATTGTGCACCAACAAGGGAAGGATGTCGTCAGAAGAAGCAAACTTACACTCTCTATGGCAAGCTATAGAACTCCTCCCGGCTCATCTGGCTCCAATGATCAAGAAAACGTTGTTTAATACACGAATGCGTGTGTACACGTGTTGTATGGTTTGCTGTCCGCGTTGCAGCGCGGATTAGGTAGAGTTTAGagactactactgctacttcTGTCACGATATATCATATATGCGTGTGCGTTTTTCAGCATCATCCTCTCTCGCGATCGATCGGTTAGTGTATAcgacgatctttttttttttcttgtttccaaGTAAACGTATCGATCGGTTCTTGGCTGTGAAAAGTACAGATACTAccacgggttttttttctgaacaCATTGTAAACCTCCACCACGCTATTGCCACTCTCCCTGCTGTAATTATAATATTATCTTCTTCTACTACTTCTCcttttttggtttcctttAGTGCTATTGTATGCGCAAATATGCCGAGTTTTGGTTTGCTTAGTTTTTTCAATGTTAAATTAGTATTAACGATCCACATCAGTatattccaacaaaaaaaaaacacgagtgGCCCATACGCCATACTGCTGCGCGTAAGCAATTACTTGCTTTGTTGTTCCCTCCGTCCAGTCCGGGACAAACGAAACACTTCCAGAGTGTTCGGTTCCGGCAGGATCGATATGACACCGCGGTGCTAATTTCCGTAAATGTAGTTAGAAGAGACCCTTAGACGGTTGGATTAATCAAAACATGtgaaacaaaacttaaaaaatgtagtaaaaaacaaaaatatccgCAAGACATCTCTGCTACAACAATATGTATGCGTGCTTGCCTTCCGCTATGGTCGGTAGTTCTGGATCTGGACTTTTGACGGGTTATTGGGAGGATTCTCATCACAACCACCCCATACCCAGCTCCAAGCTCACCATAAACGGACCACCGTTTTCCACTCGAATGTGGAGTTTCGATGTGCACCGCTTATTCACTTCTAGCGGCGTGTGGCGGTAGCTCAAAACGGCGCagcaaaaggagaagaaaaacgtgATGGGGGTTCGCTGaactatcttttttttcggggcgcttctaccaaaaaaaaaacacaaacgatgCCCCGCTTTTAGTACAGACCACAGCCGCGCAGGTTGTTCGCTATGATAACGTCGGTGACGGCGTCGAACACGAACTGGATGTTGTTGGTGTCCGTTGCACATGTCATGTGGCAATAGATTTCCTTTGATGTGGACTTATTTTTAGCCTCGAACTGCGCCTGAATGTAGGCAGCCGCTTCGCCGTACTCCTGTCCACCTGTTTTGGAGCGAAAATACGGAGGGGAAATGGGTAAAGCGTTAGTGTTTGTTTGGATCGTTTCAATCGCCAACACACGTACCCGTGTACTCCGGGAAGCAGATTGTCAGTGGACTTTTCCGGATTTTCTCCTCGAACAAATCCTTCTTGTTCAGAAATAGAATGATTGAGGTATCGGTAAACCATTTGTTGTTGCAGATCGAATCGAACAGCTTCAGCGACTCTTGCATACGGTTctgtggaaaaaaggaagagcaatacaaaaaaaaaagaaagatcatTAAGGTGTACTGTAGATCGCGTAATACATTCTGACCCCAATAACTTCACACCAAAAATTCGCGTGAATCCCTttaaatttacttattttgcCACACTCGACATTGCGACATGCTCTACGTGTACGTAATCGGGTCAAAGGGATCTCTCTGGCAAAAAAACTTGGCAACAAGCATACACAGGGGACCGATTGCATAAGCcacctcatttttttttcgcctgaAACCAGTtcctgattttttgtttgaggaaataaaaccaacTAAAACGTATCCTTCCGTTATGCAATCGCGCGCCCTCATCGGTTCGACACTTATCTAAAGCAAAACCCCCAAATAAATGATGGTGCACTCATGTGCGCCACAGCTTGACCTACTTTGCGAATGCTTCCATGGGCGATCGCATGCACAACAATTCCCAAGCTTTACTCTCCCGAGCATGCACGCCCAAGCGTGGCCGAGaaagataaattaatatttaaccAACATCTGCTTAATGTCGGTTCAATGAAGAATGATTATTGTGACACGTCCACCCCGCGCGAGAAGAAGGTGCGTGGCGCGAGCgtgttaatttttaattgatgaGATCCCGATTCTGCTTATGCAAGCGGCGCAGCACGACGCACTTACCGTGGTTTCATCTTCGTGTAACA encodes the following:
- the LOC126562738 gene encoding cyclin-dependent kinase 5 homolog, with amino-acid sequence MQKYEKLEKIGEGTYGTVFKGKNRDTLEIVALKRVRLDEDDEGVPSSALREICLLKELKHKNIVRLYDVLHSDKKLTLVFEHCDQDLKKYFDSLNGEIDPDVVKSFMYQLLRGLAFCHSHNVLHRDLKPQNLLINKNGELKLADFGLARAFGIPVKCYSAEVVTLWYRPPDVLFGAKLYTTSIDMWSAGCIFAELANAGRPLFPGSDVDDQLKRIFKLLGTPEEENWPGITQLSDYKPFPLYPPTTSWSQVVPRLNSKGRDLLQKLLVCRPLLRLSAEQAMSHPYFTEN